The following DNA comes from Paenibacillus crassostreae.
CCCATAAATTTATGATCGGACGAAAACCTTTCTGTTGGTAGATTTGATACAATGTTTCGAACTCTTCCATGACCGCAGCGATCAATAATGTTCGATTGACTGTGCTTCCACTCTCTATCTTTAAAGATGTAGCAATTGTCTTTAACTCATCAGGATAATCGTTATCATCCACATTGACACTAATGCCTATCCCTGCAATACAATAACGCATGACATTATCTTCTATAGCCGACTCCAATAAAATACCACAAATTTTCCGTTTCTGAATCAGAATATCGTTGGGCCACTTAATTCCAACCTCTAATCCTGTCACTTGTCTAATGGCTCGACAGACGGCAACACCTGTAAGAAGGGTTAGTTGTGATGCGAACTTCAAAGGTTGCTGTGGTCTAAGGATCAAGCTCATCCAGATCCCCTTCCCATAAGGAGAGAACCATTTCCGACCCAGTCGCCCTTTCCCCCCAGTCTGTTCCTCCGCAATAATAAGCGTACCTTCAGCCGCACCTTGCTCTGCTCTTCTTCGCGCATCCTCTTGTGTAGAGAACGTCGTCTTTATTACCTCCACCTTAGACCCCATAACCGTTGTATGAATAGCATTAGTTAATGTCAGTGGGTCAAGAAAATCTGGTGACACTATAATTCGATACCCTTTATGTGAAATTGCCTCAAATTCATATCCTAAGCTTCTTAATTTATTTATTTTTTTCCATACTGCCGTTCGACTAATCGATAATCTCCGACTGATTTCTTCACCCGATATAAATTCATTTTCCGCTTCAAGTAACATACTCAACAAAGTATCATCAACCATGATTCTTATTCACCCGCTTCATTTCATCCATTAAAGATTCTTTAGTATTCTCGACGATTCCTGCAGATACAACTAATAATAAATGTTGAAGCATTTCTCTTAGCCAAGGTCCTGAAGGCATCTTCAAAGTCTGCATGATGTCTCCACCTGACACAACTAATTGTTTCAGATGGTGAATTCTCATTTGACTTGTCCAAACCGCCAAAATGGTTAAATCATATGTGGACACAACACGTCTATGCTCAGGAATTACACCTTGTATTTCTAACCATCCTTTAGCAGTTGCCAATCCTGATTGTAGAACGATACTGATCCAGGATAATCTCTGTGAATCATCCAAGCTTATGAGATTATTTGTTTCAAATAGAAATCGAACTTGCTCATCTATGTCAATCAGACTACTGATATCATCTTTTTTCTGATTACTGAATGTCCATTTCTTTAAGTATGTTCTCGCTTCATTGCCATTGAAATTCCCTGCATAAAGTAATAACCCCCATCTAAGATGAACAGATTCAGCACTTAACTCATGAATTCTTGATAATAATTCAGAATCAAATCGCGAACACAATACAGGTACTTTCGCAAATTCTAATAAGCGACTACGATTTAATAATTCAAACCCTCTTAATGGGTCCTCCCCACTCATCACCTTCTCAATCTCAACACGAATCCGTTCCATTGCTATGTATTGGAGATGACTCCGTTGAGTGCATAGTCCCTTCCATGTATTCTTTGCGATAGAATATCCGAATACAGATGCAAAACGAACACAACGTACCATTCGCAATGCATCCTCATCGAAACGCTCAAGTGGGTTTCCTACACAACGGATTTTGCCTCTACGTGTATCCATTAAACCATCGAAAGGGTCAATATATGTACCGTCCAAATCTCTAGCAATCGCATTCATCGTAAAGTCACGACGTTGCAAATCCTCTTTAATATCTTTGACAAAAGTGACTTCGTCAGGACGTCGATGATCGATGTATGTCCCTTCCACTCGATAAGTAGTGACCTCAAATGGTTGACCTTCCATCATAACCGTTATTGTTCCATGTTGGATTCCTGTAGGAATCGTATGCTCGAATAACCTGATGATCTCTTCAGGATGCGCCGATGTCGTCAAATCCATATCATGGACAGCACGACCCATTAATTCATCACGAACGCAACCGCCTACCCAATAGGCTTCGAAGCCGTGAGCATGTAACGTTTGAAGAATAACTTCACTTTGTTTCGCCATACTTACATCCGCATGTTTCCATTTCACCAATGATAGCTACCTCCACCATTACAACCTCAGGCTTTCCAAACCTTATCGGATTTGAATTTACTTACACATTTCTTTTATTAGAGACTTATTTGGAGATGGGCGTCCTAAAACGCGATAATATATATCTTCATATTCCTTCGTAATCAGTTCATCACAGAAATCTTCTCTTGCTCGTTTCAGTGAAGCCTTTCTGAATTTCTCGGATAGAGCAACATCAGATAATAAAGTAATCGCGTACTCAGCCATTAACTCAACTTCTCCAATGGGTGCAAGGAAACCTGTCTCACCATGTTTGACAAGTTCTGGTATTCCTCCAGCTTCAGAACCGACGGTAGGGACTCCACAGCCCATTGCCTCTAAGGCTACCAACCCGAAACTTTCTTTCTCAGACGGTAATAACAGCACATCAGCTAATGAAATAACATCAGCGATTTCTTCTTGCTTACCAAGGAAGTGGACTTTATCTCCTAGTCCTAATTCATTTATTTTACATTGAATTTTAGGTAGGTCCGGGCCTTCTCCGACGAACAATAATTTGGATGGGATCACTTTATTCACTTTTGCAAATATGTCAACTACATCCGATACACGTTTAACAGGTCGGAAATTTGAAATATGCATCAATATTTTCTC
Coding sequences within:
- a CDS encoding CCA tRNA nucleotidyltransferase; translation: MKWKHADVSMAKQSEVILQTLHAHGFEAYWVGGCVRDELMGRAVHDMDLTTSAHPEEIIRLFEHTIPTGIQHGTITVMMEGQPFEVTTYRVEGTYIDHRRPDEVTFVKDIKEDLQRRDFTMNAIARDLDGTYIDPFDGLMDTRRGKIRCVGNPLERFDEDALRMVRCVRFASVFGYSIAKNTWKGLCTQRSHLQYIAMERIRVEIEKVMSGEDPLRGFELLNRSRLLEFAKVPVLCSRFDSELLSRIHELSAESVHLRWGLLLYAGNFNGNEARTYLKKWTFSNQKKDDISSLIDIDEQVRFLFETNNLISLDDSQRLSWISIVLQSGLATAKGWLEIQGVIPEHRRVVSTYDLTILAVWTSQMRIHHLKQLVVSGGDIMQTLKMPSGPWLREMLQHLLLVVSAGIVENTKESLMDEMKRVNKNHG
- a CDS encoding biotin--[acetyl-CoA-carboxylase] ligase, which translates into the protein MVDDTLLSMLLEAENEFISGEEISRRLSISRTAVWKKINKLRSLGYEFEAISHKGYRIIVSPDFLDPLTLTNAIHTTVMGSKVEVIKTTFSTQEDARRRAEQGAAEGTLIIAEEQTGGKGRLGRKWFSPYGKGIWMSLILRPQQPLKFASQLTLLTGVAVCRAIRQVTGLEVGIKWPNDILIQKRKICGILLESAIEDNVMRYCIAGIGISVNVDDNDYPDELKTIATSLKIESGSTVNRTLLIAAVMEEFETLYQIYQQKGFRPIINLWEALSLNLNEEVIVHSHQGIQEGIAVGLDSSGALLVDMGMGEIKPVISGDVKLK